A genomic window from Pecten maximus chromosome 4, xPecMax1.1, whole genome shotgun sequence includes:
- the LOC117326308 gene encoding ATP-dependent DNA helicase Q-like 3, with amino-acid sequence MVSEWGEEFRPAFQKLGELMCILEKALHLILTATATPKSIASLSKQLNLKNPPVISENVDRPKIFIDIRTRLPNSHKFDKFDDLIQPVATELLEKGVHFPVTIMYVESLEALSYFYQFLSCKLKGASYDGEEIPQNRIYAQYHKDYAESMKKITIQELTKETPKVRLVLATVALGMGLNAPCVSRIIHCRPPTTLEKYLQEIGRAGRVGQPSVAILYYNKNYIAKNRIGMTEEMRKFCEVKHVIELFL; translated from the exons ATGGTTTCAGAATG ggGAGAAGAATTCCGTCCTGCATTCCAGAAGCTTGGGGAGTTAATGTGCATTCTAGAGAAAGCTTTGCATTTAATTCTCACAGCAACTGCTACACCGAAATCAATTGCAAGTCTATCTAAACAGCTGAATTTGAAAAATCCACctgttatcagtgagaatgtggACCGTCCAaagatatttatagacattagAACCAGATTGCCAAACTCTCataaatttgacaaatttgaTGACTTGATACAACCAGTGGCAACAGAATTGCTGGAAAAAGGAGTTCATTTTCCAGTAACCATAATGTATGTGGAAAGTTTGGAAGCATTGTCCTATTTTTATCAGTTTCTTTCGTGTAAACTTAAGGGTGCCAGCTATGATGGTGAGGAAATTCCACAGAATAGAATATATGCCCAATACCACAAAGATTATGCAGAGTCCATGAAGAAAATCACTATTCAAGAACTGACTAAAGAAACCCCTAAAGTCAGATTAGTTTTGGCAACTGTTGCACTGGGAATGGGGCTTAATGCTCCATGTGTTTCACGTATCATTCATTGCAGGCCCCCAACAACCCTGGAGAAATACCTACAAGAAATCGGTCGTGCTGGACGCGTTGGACAACCGTCAGTGGCAATTCTTTACTACAACAAAAATTATATTGCAAAAAACAGAATCGGTATGACGGAAGAAATGAGAAAGTTTTGTGAAGTGAAACATGTTATAGAATTATTCTTGTGA